ATGCCATGTTCACGCGGGTAAGTGCCTGTCATCATGGACGTGAAGCAAACGACCGTTCTCGCCGGATAAACCGTTTCCATTTGCGTATATTCCGTGCCATTCTTCCTCAGCTGATCCAGAAATGGGGTATCAGCTTCATAAAATCGTTCTTTCCGCATGCCGTCGATGACAATGGTAATCACGCGGTCATTGACCGGTCGTAAACTCTGGCTGGCCGAATCGAGGTAACTACTGTATTCTGCCGGTTTCCAATCAAATAAGTTTTTATGAAGGATCAACGTATAGACGAACAGCCCGGCGAGAAATAAACCATATGTTCCCCATTCGAATGAGGCGGCTTGATCCGTCACAAATGTACGGAACAGCAAATCCCAGAAAGACAGCAGAAGGAGAAATTTCGGCATCTGCTCTTGTGCATTGCCGCTGGTGGAATCGCTGTTTTTCAGCACAAGTTTCCAGAATCGTTTGAAGTTCCACAGCGTGACGCCAATCCGCAAATGGTAGTAAAACGAACCCCAGAACCAGACGGTAAAGAAAAAGTAGAGCCCGAGTGCCAATAGCAGCAGTCCGAGATTATATGTCTCGAATACCATCAAATAGGCGATAACCGGCAGCCATAAATAATTTCGCAAAAAGAGCGGAAAATCAAATTTAAAAAATAAACCAAGCAAAGGCACAATGCATAAGAGCGACAGGAAGAACGCATTCCAGAACACGGAACTTCCCCACTCTGTCATATGGTAAAGCAGCATCGTTCCAAAGACGAAAATCGGCGTGAAGGGCTTGCCTTCATTCAACAGATTCCAGCACCGTGCTGCTGTTTTTTCAAATTTCGAGGCTTGTTTCATACTTGCCTTCCTTTCTTCAGGGTCCACTTCTTCAGCTGAAGCAGCGGAATCGGATGAAGTATAAGTGCGGATGCACCGGCTGCAAATGAAAAAAGAAATTTATAGCCGTGCGTAATGATGGCTAAATGATAGGCCTGAGCCCAGTCGAACCCTGTTTGCACAAGCGCAAAACTCAACACACTTTCGTATGTCGCCAGCCCTCCCGGGGCAAATTGGAACACCCCTGAAGCTACAGTCAGGCTATTTGCCCAAATGGCTTCCAAGAAGGCCAGATCCAGTCCGGTTCCTTTGATAAAACCATAGAGGACAACCGCTTCCAGTATCCAGCTGAATCCAATCAATCCCAGAATAAGCGGAAAACGTTTAAGACTGAGTGCCGCTTCCAATATCGCCGAATGTTTCCGGTAAAAAGCAGGGGATTTTTTATGAAGTATCCATAGCATACCCAACCCTATAACGAAGCAGACGGAAACCAGTAAGAAAAGAAAATGAGTATCAAGAGAAACTCCGAACACCAAAGCGCCGGCGAGCGACAGGCTGCCGAGGCAAGCCAAATCCAGCAGCCGCATGACGATCACCGAATGAGCCGCAGTATCGATGTCCATTTCCGGCTCACCGGCCAACACGCCGGTCCGGACAACTTCACCTGCTTTGAATGGGAAAATATGATTAATAAACAGGCTGTAGAAAAGAGCAGACAAATAGACCCGAAATGGATGCTGTCCCTTTAAATACATTTTCCAGGCCATTGTCCGCAATACGAAAGCGGATAAATAACAGGCTGTAAGAAAGACAAACCAATGACCGTTGAAAAAGATTTGCCGGAGTTGCTGAATCAACAGACCGATATCAAAAAAACGGACAGTGAGGAATAGAAAGAACAGGAAGAGCAGCAGGCTGCCTATATGAATTAACGGTTTAAGTAGTTTTTTGCCCATTGGATGGTCAGGTCCAACCCTTCTTCCAGCTGTACCTGTGGGAAAAATCCAAGATCCAGCTGCGCTTTTGTGATATCACTCCACGTCTCTTCTACATCTCCAGGCCGTTTGCCGGCCACTTCAATTTCCATTGCCGGAAACCGGACCTCAAGCAACTCCAATAGCTGCTGCATGGACACTGGACTGCCTGCGCCTAAATTATAGATGGCG
Above is a genomic segment from Planococcus lenghuensis containing:
- a CDS encoding lysylphosphatidylglycerol synthase transmembrane domain-containing protein, whose protein sequence is MGKKLLKPLIHIGSLLLFLFFLFLTVRFFDIGLLIQQLRQIFFNGHWFVFLTACYLSAFVLRTMAWKMYLKGQHPFRVYLSALFYSLFINHIFPFKAGEVVRTGVLAGEPEMDIDTAAHSVIVMRLLDLACLGSLSLAGALVFGVSLDTHFLFLLVSVCFVIGLGMLWILHKKSPAFYRKHSAILEAALSLKRFPLILGLIGFSWILEAVVLYGFIKGTGLDLAFLEAIWANSLTVASGVFQFAPGGLATYESVLSFALVQTGFDWAQAYHLAIITHGYKFLFSFAAGASALILHPIPLLQLKKWTLKKGRQV
- a CDS encoding alkaline phosphatase family protein, translating into MKQASKFEKTAARCWNLLNEGKPFTPIFVFGTMLLYHMTEWGSSVFWNAFFLSLLCIVPLLGLFFKFDFPLFLRNYLWLPVIAYLMVFETYNLGLLLLALGLYFFFTVWFWGSFYYHLRIGVTLWNFKRFWKLVLKNSDSTSGNAQEQMPKFLLLLSFWDLLFRTFVTDQAASFEWGTYGLFLAGLFVYTLILHKNLFDWKPAEYSSYLDSASQSLRPVNDRVITIVIDGMRKERFYEADTPFLDQLRKNGTEYTQMETVYPARTVVCFTSMMTGTYPREHGITSNMVWKLGTKAETVFDSLRKVGKSGRLLGIAHLVDSMGADVDTITAVMNKDEADRNTIERAKEIMEAKNPDFFKVQLIGTDQIGHSRGVLYDEYLEKIAEADRLIEEFVGWLEKKGYMKNTTLIVCADHGQADGIGGHGHLDEGERFVPFFMHGTQIARGKVVEDRHSLVSLASTVTYLLGAPFPEKSRGPVLHEAIEPVQKENVS